TACCAAgctgtaaaaatatttaaaagccacgtcaaataataaaaaagcaAAAACGTATTACTATACAGTTTTACATTGGAAAATAAACTAAACTAAGCTAAGGAAATTTCACCAATACCTTTATAGGAAACTTTTGCATGATATGCCACATGCACAAACGGTGCTTAGTAGCAACAAGACCATTTTTCGAAGAAAGCGACGAAGAAACTGCAATTTTCATTGCAGGACACTGATCTGTCACAATAACAACAGGATGTCGCCCCATACATGTAGAAAATTGATCAAAAACCCATTTATAGTGCGTGACATCTTCCTTTGACAAAAGGCATGCAGCAAAGGTTATGCATTTTTCATGTTTATCAACCCCAATAAATGGGGCAAAAATCATGTTATacctgcaaaaatatataaaatacccCTGTATAAGAAGACATCAAATCaagtttcttttaaattttataataaaaacatcaAGGACTGAAACCATCCACCTAGGACCACTACACATTTACCtacctcaaactaattttttttattaaacatgaATGCAAATGTCTTGCCAGAAGTTCCAAGTACAATGCAAAAGTCTAACACAAGTTCTAGATACAATGCCATCGTCTACCAGAAGTTCTAAATACAATCTGCAGACTGAATTACTCCTCAACTAACAACTGATGTATCAGGAATTCACAACAATCCACCATATTTGCCAGGACTATAAGTGATTCCTTAAGCTCATCAAAAACACCATGCCAGGCTGTTCTAAATGTTTTTGAGTTACATAGGAATCACTTAATGATACCCATACCTGACACTAATCTCATGGGAAAAAACCTTTGATACTGACTCATCAATTACGACAGCAAATCCATTAAGGTGAAAAGACTCAAAAGGCAGGTGACAATACTAGACTAAAACCATCCAGTCTTACAAAGTTAAGAACTATATTCAGGTCTACTTGAAAGATATATCTTGTGTAAACGACTGTCTTCTGCTGCTCAACAGCAGCGTACTTAATTGGAAAATTTCAAGCATATAACAAACACTACTGAGATAATTCAATCTCATGCATATTCAAATAACTCTTAATCAGaactttcaaaatttaagatttCCTTAATATTAAATCTATAGCATAACCTGTTAATGAGATAATTCAATCTGATTTGTTAAATGCTAACAAAACTTCATGAAGAATGGTCCAACATTACTGTCTACAAGAAATTGTTTTAACAACTAAAACAACAAGTTAACAAAAATTATGCATCATCACACAAAAATTCACTAGCTGACATGAAAGTTTTACTTACTTATTTGTGTCAAACGTCGCATCAAATGAGACGGCATCACCATAAACCTCAAAATTCCTCCGAGAAATTGCATCAGCCCAAAAAAGCTTTGTCAAACGCCCTGCTTCATCAAGATCATACGCATAATAGAAAGAACTCGAGCTCTCCTGAAAAACTTTAAACTTATCAATCAACATCTGCCCATCTCTTTCACCAACGTACTCTTTCAAATCCCGATTAAAGTTCCTAAAATCCCTCAATGTAGCTCCAACATTCGAATAACCACCAACCATTTCTTTCATCAATCCATAAGCTTTACTACAACCAATGTTAACTTTTGTAGCATCAAACACAAAATTCCTAGAACTAACTGTCATTTCACGACTAGATCGCAAAAACTGCCTTCCAGATTCATCAACCAAAGGGTGATTATGCTCTTCATCAAACTTAAAGACAAAGTATTGTCTATCTTTATTAAGCTTCAAAACTATCTTCGCTTTGCAACAACACCTTGTAGAAGCAGTTCGCCTACGCTTCACATTACTTGAATTACTGTCCGAAATACTACGAAACTCATTAGAACCTTCTTTACTACATGTATAGTGTTTGAAAGTAATAGTACCAAATGCATCCTTCTTTTCAGTTCCCTTCCTCACATCAAAACCACTTAAACGACCATAATCTTTATAGAATACAAAAGCCTGATCCAGACTCTGAAAAGATTGATTAATATTTGGCTTTGAAACATCAGGAACATTAACAGGAAGATAAAATCTTTCACGAACATCTGAGTAACTTGTCACAGATTCTTCGTTCTGACTCGAGGGAACAGTTCCACTACCAACAGAAGTAACATCATCACAGCCACGATTAACAAGAGAAGAATCCCCACAACTCGAACCTAtcatatgaaatataaataatcaatacttacaataaaataataacagcCATCACAGTCACAAAAATGTCAATCAAAGTCTCACATATATCAGATTTAAAACATGCAATTACCCTCTCcacaaaaaataactaaattagATGAAAATACAACAACAaccaataatatatgtacatataatcattattttaaacaaaaattactaatacatttaaattaataaaatatcaggacacaaaactaaaattatcattataacCATCTACAATCACTACTATATGTGTTAATAATCACTAACATATGAAACAACAATCACTATGAAAAGCTAATATCATTAACACAAACTAACTGGAAATATACAACAAATCATCATCCAAGCATAAACAAATAACAGTAATCACAATAATCACAAGAATACTAACCTTGATTGTGGCTAATCTTCACTAAATCTGAAATTATCATCCTCCAA
This genomic window from Daucus carota subsp. sativus chromosome 7, DH1 v3.0, whole genome shotgun sequence contains:
- the LOC108194655 gene encoding protein FAR1-RELATED SEQUENCE 5-like; protein product: MIGSSCGDSSLVNRGCDDVTSVGSGTVPSSQNEESVTSYSDVRERFYLPVNVPDVSKPNINQSFQSLDQAFVFYKDYGRLSGFDVRKGTEKKDAFGTITFKHYTCSKEGSNEFRSISDSNSSNVKRRRTASTRCCCKAKIVLKLNKDRQYFVFKFDEEHNHPLVDESGRQFLRSSREMTVSSRNFVFDATKVNIGCSKAYGLMKEMVGGYSNVGATLRDFRNFNRDLKEYVGERDGQMLIDKFKVFQESSSSFYYAYDLDEAGRLTKLFWADAISRRNFEVYGDAVSFDATFDTNKYNMIFAPFIGVDKHEKCITFAACLLSKEDVTHYKWVFDQFSTCMGRHPVVIVTDQCPAMKIAVSSSLSSKNGLVATKHRLCMWHIMQKFPIKLGNRLCKETDFMEKLKKYIWSTHLEITDFEQGWEAVIKEFNLENDKWLTDMYAIRSLWIPSFFRDEPMFGLMRTTSRSESENFFFAQFHRQADTLCEFWLRFQSAMERQRNETKRLDEESKSSFPTTLSRWFIEDDAADLFTRTVFYRVQEEILAACLDMQIKRMSEEIDGVTNFEIKDVKVKEKIFKVSQIGVTRFPRSLLLNRWSKIADSGSSCDMISTDYLKMENVSLKLMNIWFDFRQVLNKAGLQMEALEFVHKTVKQLSSEVGGGCTDGGGFSKKDHLASLIGDQPQGEITVLVPNVSKNKGNYFKSTRLISEREKAITKSKKRIRKCKECLATTHDSRTCPCINNHGFYMLPNI